Below is a window of Pseudodesulfovibrio sp. 5S69 DNA.
GCGGCCGGTCCGGCGGGCTTCGCGGCGGCGCCCGGCATGGGCCCGTTGTCCAAGCGGATGGACCGGGACGCGGGTTTCCCGTCGCCGGCCTTGCCGGGCCCCGGACGGGGCGCGCCGGCGGCGGGCTTGGGCCCGGCCTGTTTCGGCGTGGCTTCGGGCGCGGTCCCCGAGTCCTGAGCGGGCTTCGAGGCGGCTGGTGACGCTGTATTTTTCTCGGAAGGCATAGAGTCCACTTGGATGAGGATTGGTATTGCGCGCGGAGACCTCCCCACATGAGGCCGCCGTCCAATTCTTACAGTTATAGTGACACAATCTTTCTCGTGAGGCCTGTTTTGTCAAGTCTCAATTGGATTATTCCTTGTATCCCGCACAGTTCACAAAATCAGGCGCCGACCGCGACCCCGATCTTGCCCATGGCCCGCCCCTCTTCCCAATAGCGGTGGGCCGAGGCGATGTCGCGGAAATCGAAGCGGCGTTCGTCCAGAAGCACGGCCAGTTCGTCCGCGTCGACCAGCCCGGCCACGAGGCCGAGAATCTCGCCCAGCCGCTCCCGGCCCTTGCCCGTAACCAGGGGCAGGAGCATGAAGACCACGTGCAGAGACAGGCTCTTGGCGTGCAGCGGGCCCAGGTCGTGGCTGGAGCGGGTGTTGGTGGAGACCACCCGGCCGCCGATGCGGGCCGCCTGGAAGGAGTTGTCCAGGACCGGTCCGCCCACGGTGTCGAAGACCGCGTCGAAGCCCTCGCCTCCGGTATACTCGGCGACGTACTCGTCCACGGCCATGGCCTTGTAGTCGATGGGCGTGCCGCCCAGGGCCTCGACCACGGCGGCCTTGTCCGGGGACGAAACCGTGGCGAAGACTTGGGCCCCGACATGGACCCCGAGCTGTACGGCCATGTGCCCCACGCCTCCGGCCCCGCCCTGGACCAGGAGCCGCTCGCCGAACTGGAGCCCGCTCTTGTCGAACAGTGCCAGCCAGGCCGTGGTGGCCACCAGGGGCACGGCCCCGGCCTCGGCCAAATTCATGGTTTCGGGAGCACGGCCCAGCAGCCGCTCGTCCGCGGCCACGTACTCGGCCAGGGTGCCGGGCAGCCCCCTGACCCCGCCGGGGCAGCCGAACACGCGGTCGCCGACCTTGAAGCGGTTCGCACCGGGCCCGACCGCCTCCACCGTGCCGGCCATGTCCATGCCCAGCAGGGCGGGCAGTTCCGGCGCAAAGGCCAGGGCCGGGCCCAGGGTGGCGATCTTGTTGTCGATGGGATTGAGGCTCGTCCCGGCCACGCGGACCAGGACCTCCCCCGGCCCGGGATCGGGCACGGGTACGTCGCGTTCGGCAAAGGGATACTCCCTGCCGTATTCCGTGAGCAGCATGGCTTTCATGGGCATATCCTCCAATTGTTCCATACTACCCGTATACTCCCGGCCTGTACAGGCCCGGAACGCGGCGGGAGGCGGAGGCCCGGACCGGTGGACGGGAACGGGCCCGGTGCGGAAAAGGAGTGGACCTCGACCGGCGCGTGGTTCATCATGCACGGATGTCACGCAATGAACACACGCAACGCCTCCGCCAACCCCGCGTCCTGCCCATGTCCCGCGAAGAGATGGACGCTCTCGGCTGGGAGGAGCTGGATATTCTCCTGGTCTCGGGCGACGCCTACGTGGACCACCCCTCCTTCGGCGCGCCCCTGCTCGGGCGCTGGCTGGTCCGCCACGGCTTCCGCACCGGCATCTGCGCCCAGCCCGCCTGGGACAGGCCCGACGACATCCTGCGTATGGGCCGCCCGAGGCTGTTCGCGGGCGTCACCGCCGGGTCGCTGGACTCCATGCTGGCCCACTACACGGCCTTCCGCAAAAAGCGCTCGGACGACGCCTACACCCCCGGCGGCAAGGCGGGCGCGCGGCCCAATCGGGCGTGCATCGCCTACACCAACGCGGTGCAGCGGGCCTTCCCCGGCCTGCCCGTGATCCTGGGCGGCATCGAGGCCTCGCTGCGGCGCATCTCCCACTATGATTTCTGGTCCGATTCGGTGCGCAAGTCCGTGCTGCTCGATTCCAAGGCCACGGCCATCACCTACGGCATGGCCGAGAACTCCATCGTCACCCTGGCCCGGACCATCGCGACCATCCTGGAGGAGACCGGCGAGGTGGACCTGCGCGCCCTGCGCCCCCAGCTCGTCGGACTGCCCGGCCTCGCCGTGACCGGGAGCGCGGACGACATACCCGAGGGAGCCGAAATCATCGAGCTGCCTTCGCACGAGGCGATCCTGGACGACCCGAAACAGCTCATCGAGGTCACCAGGCTGCTCGAAAGGCAGGTCCACCAGAACAAGGCCTGGGCCGTCCAGGCCACCGGCAACCGAATGGTCCTGGTCGCCCCGCCCGGCCCCCTGCTCGACACGGCGGGGTTGGACGAGTTGGCCGGGCTGCCCTTCACTCGGCTGCCCCACCCGTCCTACCGCGAACGCATACCGGCCGCGGACATGATCCGGACCAGCGTGACCACCCACCGGGGCTGCTCGGGCGGCTGCTCGTTCTGTACGCTCGCCCTGCACCAGGGACGGACCATCCGCTCCCGCAGCCGCAAATCCATCCTGGGCGAAGTCCGGGCCATCACCGAGGTCAAGGGGTGGACCGGGTCCATCTCGGACGTGGGCGGCCCGAGCGCCAACATGTGGGGCGCGCACTGCGCGTCGGATCAGTCGACCTGCGAGCGGGCCAGTTGCCTGACCCCGCGCATCTGCAAACACTACCGCGTGGCCCAGCGCGACTTCGTCTCCCTGCTGCGGGCCGTGTCCGACGTCAATGCCGTGGAGCACGTGCGCGTGGCCTCGGGCTGGCGCATCGACCTGGCCGTAACCGACATGCAGGCCCTGACCACCATGATCCGCGAGTTCGTGGGCGGCCAGGCCAAGGTCGCGCCCGAGCACCAGGTGGACCACGTGCTCAAACTCATGCGCAAGCCCGGCTTCGAGACCTTCGAGACCTTCCTGGACCTGTTCGACAAGGAGTCGAAAAAGGCCGGAAAGAAGCAGTACGTCATCCCGTACCTCATGTCCGCCTTCCCCGGCTGCACCGAGGAGGACATGCGCGCCCTGCACGCCTGGCTCGCCGAGCGCGGCTGGAAGCCCGAGCAGGTCCAGTGTTTCATCCCCCTGCCCGGCACGGCGGCCGCGGCCATGTTCCACGCGCAGTGCGACATGCAGGGCAAGCCCATATACGTAGCCAAGACAGACGCCGAACGGCTGCGCCAGCACGCCATCCTCATGCCGGACACTGGACGCGCCCCGGGCGGCAAGCCGGGCCACGGCAAGGGACGCCCGGGCAAAGGACAGGAACGGACCGGTTCCGGACGCGGCCGGCGCCCCCGCAAACGACACGGAGGGAGCGCCTAATATTGCAGATATGTACATCCTTTACTCCTGAATGACATATTTGTTAAATTAATTCTCCCTTTTCGTATGTGGCGACGGCCCGGAAAGCCAAGCCCTGCGCCACATTTCGCGCATGGCATCGTGTTTGCTATTCACTGGCCATGCTAGCCAATGTCCCCGGATTAAAACTGTCGGCCCTGCAGTCCATCTGCCAGGTCATCGACCAGGCCATAGACCTGCAGTCGGCACTGGACGGCGTTCTGAAGATCCTTTCCGAACAGCTGTCCATGCAGCGGGCCACGGTCACTCTCTTCGACCCCGAGACGGGTCAGCTGTCCATCAACGCCTCCTACGGCCTGACCACCGAGGAGAAGCAGCGCGGCGTCTACAAGCTCGACGAGGGCGTCACCGGGCGCATCTTCCAGACCGGTGAACCGTACTACGTGCCGGACATCGACAAGGAGCCGCTCTTCCTCGACAAGACCGGGTCGCGCCGGGTCAAGCGCGGCATGATCTCGTTCATCGGCGTGCCGATCCTCCTGCACGGCGATCCCATCGGCGTGCTCAACGTGGACCGCCTCTTCGAGGATGATATCAGCTTCGAGGAGGACGTGGACTTCCTCAAAGTGGTGGCCACGCTCATCGGCCAGTTCCTCAGCCTGAACGAGAAGATCATGGCCCGCGAGGCCGCGCTGAAGCGGGAGAACACCTCGCTCAAATACCAGATTTCCAAGAATTCCAAGGGCCCATACATCGTCGGCCAGAGTTCGGCCATGGTCGAGGTGCAGCGCCAGATGGAGAAGGTCTCGCCCACCCGGGCCACGGTCCTGTTGCTCGGCGAATCCGGCGTGGGCAAGACGCTCATCGCCCGGATCATCCACGAGCTGTCCGAACGCAAGGGCAACCCCTTCATCAAGGTCAACTGCGCGTCCATCCCGTGCAACCTCCTGGAATCCGAACTCTTCGGCCACGAGAAAGGGGCCTTCACGGGCGCAACCAACACCCGGCCCGGCCGGTTCGAGGAGGCGGACACCGGGACCATCTTCCTGGACGAGATCGGCGAGCTGCCCATGGGCTTGCAGGCCAAGCTGTTGCGCGTGCTCCAGGACAAGGAGTTGGAGCGGCTCGGTTCCAACCGGACCCGGACCATCGACGTGCGCATCCTGGCCGCCACCAACCGCGACCTGGGCCACCTGGTGGAGCGCGGGCGGTTCCGCCTGGACCTCTACTACCGGCTGAACGTCTTCCCCATCCGCGTCCCCGCCCTGCGCGAACGCAAGGAGGACATCACCGGCCTGCTCAACCATTTCCTGCATAAGATGGCCAGCGACTACGGGCGGAGCATCCACCTGACCTCCACCGCCCTGGACGCCCTGATCCGCTACGACTGGCCCGGCAACGTGCGCGAGATGCAGAACCTCATCGAGCGCCTGGTGATCATGTCCGAGGAAGACCGCATCAGCCTGGAATTCCTCAAGTCCTACCTCGCGCCCGGGCAGTCCGCCACGGTCCAGGAGGCCATTCCCATGTCCGAGGACGCGCCACGCCACACCTCGCTCAAGGAGTTCGAGCGCAACGAGGTCATGGCCGCTCTGGAGCGCAACGGCTGGGTCCAGTACAAGGCCGCCGAGGCCCTGGGGCTGTCCGCACGCCAGATGGGCTACCGGGTCAAGAAGTACGGGCTCGAATCCATGATCGCCGAGGGCCGGGCCAAGCTGCGGCGCATCAAGGAAGGACAGACGTAAAATTTCGGCATACATACCTCCACCCCATGCAAGACACCCCTCGCCGGACGGACCGGCGGGGGGTGTCCGTCGTTTCGGTTGCCTCCTTGGCCGGAGGACTTATTATATGGGGAGACGAACGAATCCGGCCCCAGGCCGGAAAGGAGGCTGCCAAGACCTACGTTACCGCAGCACGATTCGACAAAGACCGTCTGGCAACCGATGGCGCGCTCCGCGAAAAGGCGAACCGGGTCCAGCACTATCTCGAAGAGATCGCCCTGGACGTCGGCCTCGACCCGAACAAGAACGTGACCCGCGTCGAGGTGGACGACGAAGTCCGCATCGGCATCAGCGAGGAAATGGACGAGTTCTATCGCGAGGCGCCCGGAAGCTGGCGCTTCTACTAAAAGCGCCTTCGGACACCAACGAAAAGGCCCCGCCGTGATCGGCGGGGCCTTGTTTTTCCGACAGGGCGGGACGGCTTATTCGACCGTGCCCAGGGTGCGCACCGAGGCAATCTTCTCCCAATCGTAGTAGGTGTTGATGTTCAGGCCGTCCTTGACGCAGGTCACGCGGACGAACTCCTCGCCCAAAAACAGGGTGGCCCCCTCGTAGACCTCGCCCTCGTTGACCTGGATCTTCACGTCCTTGCGCAGCTTGCGGGACATGGTCCCCTGCACCGGCTTGGACGCGTACTCGAAAACTTTTTCCAACGTCGCCTTGTTCATGTTTCCTCCATGGGTTCCTTCTGGTTGCGGGCCGGAAATGACCGGCCCGGAAAAGACGCTGTCAGGCGCCGCGATCAAACCGAGGCAGCCCTTTCACAATCGCGGCCGGATCGGTTCGAGCGCTCGGCGCAAGGGGAAAGCCGGTGCCGAAGCGTATTCTCATACGGAGGGCCCGGCTTTCCCGCAGCAACGACGCGATGGGGCCGATACGGCCGCGATCAGCCGCAGCCCGCGCCACCTCCGGCGCACCCCGATCCGATGCCCGCGCGGCGGACCTTGAGGGCGTTGATGTCACCGCCCTCGAAGACGAAGCGCAGGGCGTCCTCGATGAAACCGTCCACGGTGTAGGACTTGATGTCGTGCTCCTCCAGGAGCATGCGCGGGGTCTCGCCCACGGCGGCGCAGAGCACCGCCCGGCAGTCCTTGAGGGTACCGGCCAGTTCGGACCAGCGCTTGGGGCCGCAGCCCGCCTGGGGCGCCTGACGCTCCTCGATGAGCCGGTAGCCGCCGGACTCGGACTCGCCCCAGATCTGGAAGGACTTGGCCTCGCCCAGGTGCTGGTTGACCAACAACCCCTCGCGGGTGGCCACGGCCACGAACGGGCGGGCCATGGTCGCCTCCAGGGGCTTGAGCTTGGAGCAGGCCTGGAGCGTGCCGCACAGGGCCGTGGACTGGTCGTCGCTGAGCAGGCCGACCGCATCGGCGCGGCAACGCTTGCAGTGGGTCATCTGCTCGATAAACGGCTCGGCCTCCTTGCGCAGGGGCAGGACGGTCTCGCGGCCCGGCTCGGGAATCCCGGCAAAGGGCGTGTCGGCCGTGGGCTTGAGCGGGATCATGTTCTGGATGTCCGCGCCGAGCGAGGCGCAGACCTTGGCCACCTCGACAATGTGGTGGTCGTTGACGCCGGGAATGACGATGGAATTGATCTTGACCGTGATGCCGCGCTCCTTGAGGCCCTTGATGGCCTTGAGCTGGCGGTCCAGGAGAATCTCGGCGCCCTTCTCGCCCCGGTAGACGACGTTGCCGTCCTTGACCCAGGCGTAGATTTTGGCCCCGATGGCCGGGTCCACGGCCGAGATGGTGATGGTCACGTGGGACACGCCGAGCTCGGCGATGTCGTCCAGGTACGGCAGGATGCCCATGCCGTTGGAGGACAGACAGAAGAGCAGCTCGGGGTGGCGCTCGTTGAGCAGGCGCATGGTCTCCAGGGTCTCGCCGGGGTTGGCGAAGGGATCGCCGGGACCGGCGATGCCCGCCACGGTGATGCGCGGCTCCTTCGCCAGGACCTTGTCCATGTATTCCGCGGCCTGGAACGGCTTGAGCACGCCGCTGGTCACGCCGGGGCGGGACTCGTTCACGCAGTCGTACTTGCGGTTGCAGTAATTGCACTGGATGTTGCACTTGGGGGCCACGGGCAGGTGCACGCGGCCGCAGCTTCCGGCGCTCTTCTTATTGAAACAGGGATGTCTGGTAAGATCCTTCTGCATGTCGTTCTCCTGAGGTTGCCTCCCCGGTCCTCCATCCCCCGTGTCCGCTTGGCTAGGGGTGGCCGGGATACGTTCCACTTCGATATCAGCCGCGTTGATGTTCGTTCGGGTGATTAAATATATCCGTAGCCGATGGGAGAATCGGCCTGCTTCTTCTCGATGACCGCGTTGACCACGCGGTCGAACAGGGTCTGGGTGCCCTTGTAGCCCAGCGTCAGGGTGCGCTGGCCGCCGAAGCGGTCGTGGATGGGGAAGCCCACGCGCACCAGGGGCACGTTCCATGCCTTGGCATAGCGGTAGCCCTTGGAGTGGCCCACCAGCAGGTCCGGGGCGAGCTCGCCCGCCTCGGCCGCAATGTCGTGGAAGTCCACGCCCTCGCGCACCTCGGGGGCCATGCGGGCCACGCCGTCGGTGACCTTGGCGATGGCCTCCTCCAGCCCCTTGCCGCGGGCGCCGGTCCCGGCCAGGACCACGTCCACGCCGATCTCGGACAGGAAGGCGCACAGGCCGACGACCAGGTCCTCCTCGCCGTAGACCACGGCGCGCTTGCCGAAGATGTACTTGTGGCCGTCCACATAGGCGTCCACCAGACGACCGCGCTCCAGCTCGTAGCGGCGCGGCATGGGCCTGCCGGAGATTGCCTCCAGGGTCTCGAAGAAACGGTCGGACTCGCGCAACCCCATGGGCAGGCCGATGCGGTGGTTGGCCACGCCGAAGCGCTCCTCCAGGCTGGTCCCGCCGGTCTTGGGGGGCAGGCAGCGGCCGAACTCGATGGTCCCGGCGGCAGCGCTCATGGTCTTGATCTCGCTGATCGGCGTGCCGCCCTCGGGAATCTTGACGTAGTCCTCCAGGGCCGGGCCATCCAGGGATTCGGAGATGTCGGGCAGGATGGTCGCCTTGATCCCGAAGTGGTCGCAGATGTCGCGCAGATGGCGGACGTCCTCGCAGGAGACCAGGCTGGGCAGGATGTTCACCCGGCCGTCGTCGGCCGCCTTTTCCAAGCAAAGCTGCTCCACCAGGGAGCGGACCGCGCCGTGCCAGCCGTCCATGTGCGTGCCGTTGTAGCTGGGGGTCGAGACCCGAACCAGATCGGGCAGATCGAGGTCGCCGAACTCCTTGTAGAACTCGTGGAAGTACATGGGCACGTCGTCGCCGATGGTCTCGGTCAGGCAGGTGGTGGCCACCCCGATGAGCTTCGGCTCGTACTTCTTCATGACGTTGAGGATGCCCTTCTTCAGGTTCGGGCCGCCGCCGTAGATGGCGTTCTTTTCGCCGAGAGCCGAGGAGGCGATGTCCACGGGCTCGCGGAAATGCGAGATGATATAGCGGCGCATGTAGGTGGCGCAGCCCTGGGAGCCGTGCAGGAAGGGAATGGCCCCTTCCACGCCCCGGAAGGCCAGGGAAGCCCCGAGCGGCGTGCACAGCTTGCAGGCGTTGGTCGTGGAAACAAAATTGGGCCTTGCGGTCTTGACCTTACTCATTGGCGGCCTCCTTCCGGGCTTCCTTGGCGAGATTGGCGCGGTTGGCGCGCCGGGGGGCGAACTGCCAGACCGGGGACATGGCCGAGGCGTGGATCTCGCGGGCGAAGTTGAGCATGCCCGCGAACCCTTCCAGGGCCTCCTTGCGCTCGTGGTTGTGGTCGCAGAACCCCACGCCCAGCTTGTAGGCGATGGGCCGTTCCTTGACCCCGCCCACGAACACGTCCACGTCCTTCTCCTTGATGAAGTGGGACAGTTCGAGCGGGTTGGCGTCGTCGATGATGACCGTGCCGGGATCGGTGATCTCGGCCAGCTCGGCGTAGTCCTCCTTGGTGCCGGTCTGGGAGCCGACCATGACGACCTGCATGCCCAGGTGGCGGAAGGCCTTGACCAGGGAGAACGCCTTGAAGGAACCGCCCACGTACATGGCGACCTTCTTGCCCTCCAGGTCCTTGCGGTAGCGGGCCAGCTCGGGCATGAGCTTGTTCAGTTCGTCGCGGACCAGGGCCTGGGTCCGCTCCACGATGCCGGGGTCCTTGTCCTTGAAGAAGTCGGCCACCTTATACAGGGAGTCGGCCATGTCCTCGATGCCGAGGTAGGAGACGCGCTTGTACGGGATGCCGAACTCCTCCTCCATCATCTTGGCCAGGTCCAGGGTCGCCCCGGAACACTGGACCAGGTTCAGGGCCGCGCCGTGGCAGCGGGCGATGTCGGCCACGCGGCCGTCACCGGTCACGTTGGCGACCACCTGGACGCCCATCTTCTCGAAGTACTCGCGGATGATCCAGATTTCGCCGGCAAGGTTGAAGTCGCCAAAAATATTGATGGAGACAGGCGAGACGTCGGACGTGTCGCCCTGGCCGATGAGCCGGAACATGGCCTTGCACGCGGCCAGGTACCCGGCCCGCTTGTTACCCTTGAACCCTTCGGACATGACCGGGAGCACCGGGATGCCCTTCTTCTCGGTCATCTTGCGGCAGACCGCTTCCATGTCGTCGCCGATGAGCCCCACGATGCAGGTGGAGTAGACAAAGGCGGCCTTGGGGGAATGCCGGTCGATGAGTTCGTCCAGGGCGGCTTCGAGCTTTTTCTCGCCGCCGAAGATCACGTCGGTCTCCTGCAGGTCCGTGGAAAAGGACAGCCGGTGAAGCTCCGGGCCGCTGGACAGCGAGCCGCGGATGTCCCAGGTGTAGACCGCGCAGCCGATGGGGCCGTGCACCAGGTGCAGGGCGTCGGCTATGGGATAAAGGACCACGCGGGAACCGCAGAACACGCAGGCGCGCTGGCTGACGGCGCCCGCCAGGGACTCGCGGTTGCAGGCGATGTCGATGGCGCCTTCGCCGGTCCGGTGGATCTGGTCCTGTCTTTCCTCGAGTATGGTCGAACTGGTCGTACTCATTATACTTCCCCTATATCGATAGATTACAGTCGGTTGCCCGGACGATGGGCGGTATATCCAAATCCGGGAGCCGGGGCCGCGTCCGGGTCTGCGAGGAGCATCAGCCTCCCCGCGCTGTCGGCCCTGGCCCACTCGGTGAGCCGGTGAATCAACAATTCGCCGAGGCCCTGGCCCCGCCAATCCTCACGGACAACCACATCTTCGATGAGGACGGCGGGACCGCCTTCAGCCACTTGGATCGTCAGCCGACCCGCGCACAAACCGACCACAGTCTTGTCGGCGACGCTCGCGATCAGGATGCGTCCCCGACCGTTTTTCAGCATCAGTTCCGGATCGCGCCGTTGCCCGTCCGTGCAGGCGGAACCCTCGCAAAACGAGGAGACCGAACCGAGCAGGGACACGAGACCGGGTAGGTCCGCGCGGGTTGCGGGGCGGATGACGACGGCTTCAGGCATGGGACTCTCGATTCCTTAGGAGGCCAGGTAGTCTTCGGCGGGTTCGCCGTCTTCCAGGCCGTCCAAAATTGCGTCGATCGCTTCTTCGGAATTCACGCCCTTGAACCACCAGTTCTCGGGCTGGATGACCATCATGGGACCGGATTCACACTGCTTCAGGCAGGTGGAACCGACCACCAGGGCGTCGAGGCCGCGATCCAAAATTTCTTCCTCCACGTACTGCAGGAATCCGTCGGTCTGCTTGTGGCAGATGCCTTTGGGGTCTCCGGCCGCGCGGAAGGACTGACAACAGATGATCATTCTCTCTGGGATAGCCATTTCCTTTACTCTCCTTCTGGTTACTTCTTGTTCTTCTTGCCTTTCTTACCGCCCCCGTAGAGCACATCCACGGTTCCCTCGATCTCGCCGTCCGTGATCAGGACGGACAGACCCTTGCGGCTCAAAATTTTTCTCGGGTTCTCGCCGGCGGAAGCGGTCAGCAGGACGAAGCAGTCACCCAGGGTGTCGGCCAGTCTCTCCCAGCGCTGGTTCCCGGCACCGGGTTCGGGCAGGTCGCGGACGCCCAGCAGGCAGGCCAAGCCGTCGCCGCGCGGGCCGTAGATCATGGCCTTGATGGCGTGGCCCAGATGCAGGTCGATATCCATGCCGGTGGAACTGACCACGGCCACGTTGGGCCGTTCCTTGGTGGGCTTGGGCAGGACCGAGACCGGGGCGCCCGGCTTGTCCGGGGCGTCCAGGCCGACCATGTTCTCGCCGCATTCGCTGAAGGCGGGCATGAGGTCGATATGCCGGGCAGCGCGGTCGCGGATCTCGGAGAGCAGTTCCATGTCGGTGGCCTGGGGCGCGTCCTCCACGCCCTCCTCGGGGTGGAACGGGACCACGGCCATGATGTCCGCGCCGAGCCCGGCCATGGTGGAGGC
It encodes the following:
- a CDS encoding zinc-dependent alcohol dehydrogenase family protein, giving the protein MKAMLLTEYGREYPFAERDVPVPDPGPGEVLVRVAGTSLNPIDNKIATLGPALAFAPELPALLGMDMAGTVEAVGPGANRFKVGDRVFGCPGGVRGLPGTLAEYVAADERLLGRAPETMNLAEAGAVPLVATTAWLALFDKSGLQFGERLLVQGGAGGVGHMAVQLGVHVGAQVFATVSSPDKAAVVEALGGTPIDYKAMAVDEYVAEYTGGEGFDAVFDTVGGPVLDNSFQAARIGGRVVSTNTRSSHDLGPLHAKSLSLHVVFMLLPLVTGKGRERLGEILGLVAGLVDADELAVLLDERRFDFRDIASAHRYWEEGRAMGKIGVAVGA
- a CDS encoding YgiQ family radical SAM protein, producing MSRNEHTQRLRQPRVLPMSREEMDALGWEELDILLVSGDAYVDHPSFGAPLLGRWLVRHGFRTGICAQPAWDRPDDILRMGRPRLFAGVTAGSLDSMLAHYTAFRKKRSDDAYTPGGKAGARPNRACIAYTNAVQRAFPGLPVILGGIEASLRRISHYDFWSDSVRKSVLLDSKATAITYGMAENSIVTLARTIATILEETGEVDLRALRPQLVGLPGLAVTGSADDIPEGAEIIELPSHEAILDDPKQLIEVTRLLERQVHQNKAWAVQATGNRMVLVAPPGPLLDTAGLDELAGLPFTRLPHPSYRERIPAADMIRTSVTTHRGCSGGCSFCTLALHQGRTIRSRSRKSILGEVRAITEVKGWTGSISDVGGPSANMWGAHCASDQSTCERASCLTPRICKHYRVAQRDFVSLLRAVSDVNAVEHVRVASGWRIDLAVTDMQALTTMIREFVGGQAKVAPEHQVDHVLKLMRKPGFETFETFLDLFDKESKKAGKKQYVIPYLMSAFPGCTEEDMRALHAWLAERGWKPEQVQCFIPLPGTAAAAMFHAQCDMQGKPIYVAKTDAERLRQHAILMPDTGRAPGGKPGHGKGRPGKGQERTGSGRGRRPRKRHGGSA
- a CDS encoding sigma 54-interacting transcriptional regulator; amino-acid sequence: MLANVPGLKLSALQSICQVIDQAIDLQSALDGVLKILSEQLSMQRATVTLFDPETGQLSINASYGLTTEEKQRGVYKLDEGVTGRIFQTGEPYYVPDIDKEPLFLDKTGSRRVKRGMISFIGVPILLHGDPIGVLNVDRLFEDDISFEEDVDFLKVVATLIGQFLSLNEKIMAREAALKRENTSLKYQISKNSKGPYIVGQSSAMVEVQRQMEKVSPTRATVLLLGESGVGKTLIARIIHELSERKGNPFIKVNCASIPCNLLESELFGHEKGAFTGATNTRPGRFEEADTGTIFLDEIGELPMGLQAKLLRVLQDKELERLGSNRTRTIDVRILAATNRDLGHLVERGRFRLDLYYRLNVFPIRVPALRERKEDITGLLNHFLHKMASDYGRSIHLTSTALDALIRYDWPGNVREMQNLIERLVIMSEEDRISLEFLKSYLAPGQSATVQEAIPMSEDAPRHTSLKEFERNEVMAALERNGWVQYKAAEALGLSARQMGYRVKKYGLESMIAEGRAKLRRIKEGQT
- a CDS encoding radical SAM protein, which encodes MQKDLTRHPCFNKKSAGSCGRVHLPVAPKCNIQCNYCNRKYDCVNESRPGVTSGVLKPFQAAEYMDKVLAKEPRITVAGIAGPGDPFANPGETLETMRLLNERHPELLFCLSSNGMGILPYLDDIAELGVSHVTITISAVDPAIGAKIYAWVKDGNVVYRGEKGAEILLDRQLKAIKGLKERGITVKINSIVIPGVNDHHIVEVAKVCASLGADIQNMIPLKPTADTPFAGIPEPGRETVLPLRKEAEPFIEQMTHCKRCRADAVGLLSDDQSTALCGTLQACSKLKPLEATMARPFVAVATREGLLVNQHLGEAKSFQIWGESESGGYRLIEERQAPQAGCGPKRWSELAGTLKDCRAVLCAAVGETPRMLLEEHDIKSYTVDGFIEDALRFVFEGGDINALKVRRAGIGSGCAGGGAGCG
- a CDS encoding nitrogenase component 1; this translates as MSKVKTARPNFVSTTNACKLCTPLGASLAFRGVEGAIPFLHGSQGCATYMRRYIISHFREPVDIASSALGEKNAIYGGGPNLKKGILNVMKKYEPKLIGVATTCLTETIGDDVPMYFHEFYKEFGDLDLPDLVRVSTPSYNGTHMDGWHGAVRSLVEQLCLEKAADDGRVNILPSLVSCEDVRHLRDICDHFGIKATILPDISESLDGPALEDYVKIPEGGTPISEIKTMSAAAGTIEFGRCLPPKTGGTSLEERFGVANHRIGLPMGLRESDRFFETLEAISGRPMPRRYELERGRLVDAYVDGHKYIFGKRAVVYGEEDLVVGLCAFLSEIGVDVVLAGTGARGKGLEEAIAKVTDGVARMAPEVREGVDFHDIAAEAGELAPDLLVGHSKGYRYAKAWNVPLVRVGFPIHDRFGGQRTLTLGYKGTQTLFDRVVNAVIEKKQADSPIGYGYI
- the nifE gene encoding nitrogenase iron-molybdenum cofactor biosynthesis protein NifE — its product is MSTTSSTILEERQDQIHRTGEGAIDIACNRESLAGAVSQRACVFCGSRVVLYPIADALHLVHGPIGCAVYTWDIRGSLSSGPELHRLSFSTDLQETDVIFGGEKKLEAALDELIDRHSPKAAFVYSTCIVGLIGDDMEAVCRKMTEKKGIPVLPVMSEGFKGNKRAGYLAACKAMFRLIGQGDTSDVSPVSINIFGDFNLAGEIWIIREYFEKMGVQVVANVTGDGRVADIARCHGAALNLVQCSGATLDLAKMMEEEFGIPYKRVSYLGIEDMADSLYKVADFFKDKDPGIVERTQALVRDELNKLMPELARYRKDLEGKKVAMYVGGSFKAFSLVKAFRHLGMQVVMVGSQTGTKEDYAELAEITDPGTVIIDDANPLELSHFIKEKDVDVFVGGVKERPIAYKLGVGFCDHNHERKEALEGFAGMLNFAREIHASAMSPVWQFAPRRANRANLAKEARKEAANE
- a CDS encoding GNAT family N-acetyltransferase; translated protein: MPEAVVIRPATRADLPGLVSLLGSVSSFCEGSACTDGQRRDPELMLKNGRGRILIASVADKTVVGLCAGRLTIQVAEGGPAVLIEDVVVREDWRGQGLGELLIHRLTEWARADSAGRLMLLADPDAAPAPGFGYTAHRPGNRL
- a CDS encoding (2Fe-2S) ferredoxin domain-containing protein codes for the protein MAIPERMIICCQSFRAAGDPKGICHKQTDGFLQYVEEEILDRGLDALVVGSTCLKQCESGPMMVIQPENWWFKGVNSEEAIDAILDGLEDGEPAEDYLAS